In Oreochromis aureus strain Israel breed Guangdong linkage group 20, ZZ_aureus, whole genome shotgun sequence, the following are encoded in one genomic region:
- the LOC116309993 gene encoding troponin C, slow skeletal and cardiac muscles-like: MDDVYKAAVENLTEEQKNEFKAAFDIFIQDAEDGCISTKELGKVMRMLGQNPTPEELQEMIDEVDEDGSGTVDFDEFLVMMVRCMKEESKGKSEEELAELFRMFDKNGDGYIDLEELKSMLESTGEAITEDDIEELMKDGDKNNDGKIDYDEFLEFMKGVE; the protein is encoded by the exons ATGGATGATGTATATAAAGCAGCG GTTGAGAACTTAACAGAGGAGCAGAAAAATG AGTTCAAAGCTGCGTTTGATATCTTCATCCAGGATGCAGAGGACGGCTGCATCAGTACCAAAGAGTTAGGAAAGGTGATGAGAATGCTGGGACAGAATCCCACTCCTGAGGAGTTACAGGAGATGATTGACGAGGTGGATGAAGATG GCAGCGGGACAGTAGATTTCGATGAGTTCTTGGTGATGATGGTCCGCTGCATGAAGGAGGAGAGCAAAGGAAAATCTGAGGAGGAGTTGGCTGAACTTTTTCGCATGTTTGACAA GAATGGAGATGGATACATAGACTTAGAAGAGCTGAAGTCCATGCTGGAGTCCACTGGAGAGGCCATCACTGAAGATGACATCGAAGAGttgatgaaggatggagacaaAAACAATGATGGCAAAATTGATTATGATG AGTTCCTGGAGTTCATGAAAGGAGTTGAATAA